The following proteins are co-located in the Microbacterium immunditiarum genome:
- a CDS encoding Na(+)/H(+) antiporter subunit C — MSVSLVLIIVMAVLFACGVYAMLERSLTRVLIGFLLLGNAANLLLLIVAGQPGIAPFFGAGPTDEMTDPLPQALTLTAIVITFAVSAFLLALIYRSWQLGQADTVEDDAEDVAVRGRGAEEAMDEETEIEDTDDDATTDFVGVDTSPIVVLQSRDVSGIRDDAPVDKPVRPNPPKRGDDE; from the coding sequence ATGAGCGTGTCCCTGGTCCTCATCATCGTCATGGCGGTGCTGTTCGCGTGCGGTGTCTACGCGATGCTCGAGCGCAGCCTCACGCGTGTGCTCATCGGATTCCTGCTCCTCGGCAACGCGGCGAACCTGCTGCTGCTGATCGTCGCCGGTCAGCCGGGCATAGCCCCGTTCTTCGGCGCGGGACCGACCGATGAGATGACGGACCCGCTCCCGCAGGCCCTCACCCTCACAGCCATCGTCATCACGTTCGCGGTCTCGGCCTTCCTCCTCGCGCTGATCTACCGCTCGTGGCAGCTCGGCCAGGCCGACACCGTCGAGGACGATGCCGAAGACGTCGCCGTGCGCGGCCGGGGCGCCGAGGAGGCGATGGACGAGGAGACCGAGATCGAAGACACCGACGACGACGCCACGACGGACTTCGTCGGGGTCGACACCTCGCCGATCGTCGTCCTCCAGAGCCGCGATGTCTCCGGCATCCGCGACGACGCGCCGGTCGACAAGCCGGTCAGGCCGAACCCGCCGAAGCGGGGTGATGACGAGTGA
- a CDS encoding Na+/H+ antiporter subunit D, translating into MNALVPLLVTLPLLGAAVALIAGRHRRTQVVVSIVTLTLVCAIAAVLLYAVDVGNQPIAVSVGGWPIPFGIVLYVDRLAALLVVVSSIVLLAVLLFSVGQGAADGDDETPVSIFHPSYLILSAGIFNAFIAGDLFNLYVGFEILLVASYVLITLGGTESRIRTGVVYIVVSLVSSVLFLAAIAMIYGALGTVNMVQLSQRIGELPQETQLVLHLMLLLAFSIKAAVFPLSFWLPDSYPTAPAPVTAVFAGLLTKVGVYAIIRTETQLFLYNDVNTVLLIAALLTMIVGVLGAVAQAELKRILSFTLVSHIGYMIFGLAIATPDAIGATIYYMVHHIVVQTTLFLAVGLVERRAGSTSILRVKGLMRAAPVIAVLYFIPAVNLGGLPPFSGFIGKFALFDAAVEVGTPLMMVLIVAGIVTSLLTLYALMRAWNLSFWREEDDSAETEARIEYLGAAPAAGIQTERRVIPRIMTAATAGMVAATVALTVFAGPLYDVCARIGAALLEPITLVQVEEDVQP; encoded by the coding sequence GTGAACGCCCTCGTCCCGCTGCTCGTCACCCTTCCGCTCCTGGGCGCCGCGGTCGCACTCATCGCCGGTCGTCACCGCCGCACGCAGGTCGTCGTCTCGATCGTGACGCTCACGCTGGTGTGCGCGATCGCGGCCGTGCTGCTCTACGCGGTCGACGTGGGCAACCAGCCCATCGCGGTGTCGGTCGGAGGCTGGCCGATCCCCTTCGGCATCGTGCTCTACGTCGACCGGCTCGCAGCATTGCTGGTCGTCGTCTCGAGCATCGTGCTGCTCGCGGTCCTCTTGTTCTCGGTCGGCCAGGGCGCCGCCGACGGCGACGACGAGACACCGGTGTCGATCTTCCACCCGTCGTACCTGATCCTGTCGGCGGGCATCTTCAACGCGTTCATCGCGGGCGACCTGTTCAACCTGTACGTCGGGTTCGAGATCCTGCTGGTCGCGTCGTACGTGCTCATCACGCTGGGCGGCACCGAGTCCCGCATCCGAACCGGCGTCGTCTACATCGTCGTGTCGCTTGTCTCGTCGGTGCTGTTCCTCGCCGCCATCGCGATGATCTACGGCGCGCTCGGCACGGTGAACATGGTTCAGCTGTCGCAGCGGATCGGAGAGCTTCCGCAAGAGACGCAGCTCGTCCTGCACCTCATGCTGCTGCTCGCCTTCAGCATCAAGGCGGCCGTGTTCCCGCTGTCGTTCTGGCTGCCCGACTCGTACCCGACCGCGCCCGCGCCCGTCACCGCGGTGTTCGCGGGCTTGCTGACGAAGGTCGGCGTCTACGCGATCATCCGCACCGAGACGCAGCTCTTCCTCTACAACGACGTCAACACGGTCCTCCTGATCGCGGCGCTGCTCACGATGATCGTCGGCGTGCTCGGCGCCGTCGCGCAGGCGGAGCTGAAACGGATCCTGTCGTTCACGCTCGTGAGCCACATCGGCTACATGATCTTCGGGCTGGCGATAGCGACACCGGATGCGATCGGCGCGACGATCTATTACATGGTCCACCACATCGTGGTGCAGACGACGCTGTTCCTCGCGGTCGGGCTGGTGGAGCGCCGCGCGGGCAGTACGTCGATCCTGCGCGTGAAGGGCCTGATGCGTGCGGCGCCGGTGATCGCCGTGCTCTACTTCATCCCTGCGGTGAACCTGGGCGGGCTGCCCCCGTTCTCGGGCTTCATCGGCAAGTTCGCCCTGTTCGACGCCGCCGTCGAGGTCGGCACTCCGCTCATGATGGTGCTCATCGTCGCGGGGATCGTCACGAGCCTGCTGACGCTGTACGCCCTCATGCGAGCGTGGAACCTCTCGTTCTGGCGCGAAGAGGACGACTCGGCCGAGACCGAGGCCCGCATCGAGTACCTCGGCGCGGCGCCCGCCGCCGGCATCCAGACCGAGCGCCGTGTGATCCCGCGCATCATGACCGCCGCGACCGCGGGCATGGTCGCCGCGACGGTCGCCCTCACCGTGTTCGCCGGACCGCTGTACGACGTGTGCGCCCGCATCGGCGCCGCCCTGCTCGAACCCATCACGCTTGTCCAGGTGGAGGAGGACGTGCAGCCATGA
- a CDS encoding monovalent cation/H+ antiporter complex subunit F: MSVLLIVVYVVFAVAALLTLWRIVVGPSILDRAVASDVLLTELMCVLGAEMAINHHTRTLPVLLIIAAVGVFGSISIARFVARRDTTER, encoded by the coding sequence ATGAGCGTCCTCCTGATCGTCGTCTACGTCGTGTTCGCGGTGGCCGCGCTCCTGACTCTGTGGCGGATCGTCGTGGGCCCTTCGATCCTGGATCGGGCCGTGGCATCCGATGTCCTCCTCACCGAGCTGATGTGCGTGCTCGGCGCCGAGATGGCGATCAACCACCACACGCGCACGCTGCCGGTGCTGCTGATCATCGCGGCCGTCGGCGTGTTCGGCTCTATCTCGATCGCGCGGTTCGTCGCGAGGAGGGACACGACCGAACGATGA
- a CDS encoding LacI family DNA-binding transcriptional regulator, giving the protein MSTRRATIADVAREAGVSPSTASVVFSGKTPVSDATRKRVLAAAAALGYTGPDPRAASLRLGRSGIVGVVFEEHLGTAFLDPVKTLMMDGLADAVAPMGAGLLLLRDRDSWSREGAAPSLTTAPLDAAVLIGCSGLLRESLDTVRARGIPVVVVEGDAGEGIPRIELDNREAQRQAASHLRMLGHTRVATVTLAPRSGWARGWLTSDDEGDITIEVTRDRLAGVRDVYPDAPAFAAAGSFIDEGLAAGRQVFADAATRPTAVVAQSDLLAAGVIRAAEEAGLRIPEDVSVTGFDGIVVDGLAPYELTTLVQPATEKGRAAGAAVAAMLRGEPAASIRFTCEFHEGNTTGPAPDELGR; this is encoded by the coding sequence ATGAGTACGCGCCGGGCAACGATCGCCGACGTCGCGCGCGAGGCAGGGGTCTCGCCGTCGACGGCCTCGGTCGTGTTCAGCGGGAAGACCCCGGTGTCGGATGCCACGCGCAAGCGCGTCCTGGCCGCGGCAGCCGCGCTCGGCTACACGGGTCCCGACCCGCGTGCGGCGTCTCTGCGACTCGGCCGGTCGGGCATCGTCGGGGTCGTGTTCGAAGAGCACCTCGGCACGGCGTTCCTCGACCCGGTGAAGACGCTCATGATGGACGGCCTCGCCGACGCGGTCGCCCCGATGGGCGCGGGACTGCTCCTCCTGCGCGATCGCGACTCGTGGAGCAGGGAGGGCGCGGCGCCGTCGCTCACGACCGCTCCGCTCGACGCCGCGGTGCTCATCGGATGCAGCGGGCTCCTGCGCGAGTCGCTCGACACCGTCCGCGCGCGGGGCATCCCGGTGGTCGTCGTCGAGGGAGATGCCGGTGAAGGCATCCCCCGCATCGAACTCGACAACCGCGAAGCTCAGCGGCAGGCGGCGAGCCATCTTCGGATGCTCGGGCACACGCGCGTGGCGACGGTGACGCTCGCGCCGCGATCCGGCTGGGCCCGCGGATGGCTCACCTCCGACGACGAGGGAGACATCACGATCGAGGTGACGCGCGACCGGTTGGCGGGCGTGCGGGACGTGTATCCGGATGCCCCGGCGTTCGCCGCCGCGGGCAGCTTCATCGATGAGGGACTCGCCGCAGGTCGCCAGGTGTTCGCGGATGCGGCGACCCGGCCGACGGCGGTCGTCGCGCAGAGCGACCTGCTCGCCGCGGGGGTCATCCGGGCGGCGGAGGAGGCGGGTCTGCGGATCCCGGAGGACGTGAGCGTCACCGGGTTCGACGGGATCGTCGTCGACGGGCTCGCGCCGTACGAGCTCACCACGCTCGTGCAGCCCGCGACCGAGAAGGGCCGGGCGGCGGGCGCTGCGGTCGCGGCGATGCTCCGCGGCGAGCCCGCCGCGTCGATCCGGTTCACGTGCGAGTTCCACGAGGGGAACACGACAGGGCCCGCGCCGGACGAACTCGGTCGCTGA
- the mnhG gene encoding monovalent cation/H(+) antiporter subunit G, which produces MNAVLTSAAVDTTMAPDAWIDLVALVLILGGALLCLTAAIGVLRFRDVATRLHAATKPQVLGLILICLAIALALRSWETVAFLVPVVLIQLATAPLSAHMVGRQAYRNGSLDERSLLVDELAESRQTPPAAGG; this is translated from the coding sequence ATGAACGCCGTGCTGACATCCGCCGCCGTCGACACCACGATGGCGCCCGACGCCTGGATCGACCTCGTCGCGCTCGTGCTGATCCTGGGCGGGGCGCTGCTCTGCCTCACCGCGGCGATCGGCGTGCTCCGATTCCGCGACGTGGCGACGCGACTGCACGCGGCGACCAAGCCGCAGGTGCTCGGCCTGATCCTCATCTGCCTCGCGATCGCGCTGGCGCTGCGTTCGTGGGAGACGGTGGCCTTCCTCGTGCCGGTCGTCCTGATACAGCTGGCGACCGCGCCGCTGTCGGCGCACATGGTGGGCCGCCAGGCCTACCGCAACGGCTCGCTCGACGAGCGGTCGCTCCTGGTCGACGAGCTCGCCGAGTCCCGGCAGACGCCGCCCGCCGCGGGCGGCTGA
- a CDS encoding Na+/H+ antiporter subunit E, giving the protein MPDATTPARAKGLLTQMWRQLPFFLWLIALWMLLWGQITVLSFVTGLIAALFVTRVFRLPPVELSGRVNLWYGLVFVVTFLAAVVRGALSVSWLVLDPRRQPGTAIIAVPMRTDDDLIQTHTGVTASLIPGSLVVEADRDRRILYLHVIGVRTKADVEAQRAGVQRWEERIVRAVGSRAQFERLRANPTEGRPA; this is encoded by the coding sequence ATGCCGGATGCCACGACCCCCGCCCGCGCGAAGGGCCTGCTCACCCAGATGTGGCGGCAACTGCCGTTCTTCCTGTGGCTCATCGCGCTGTGGATGCTGCTGTGGGGCCAGATCACGGTCCTCTCGTTCGTGACGGGCCTCATCGCGGCGCTGTTCGTCACGCGCGTGTTCCGCCTGCCGCCTGTCGAGCTCTCCGGACGCGTCAACCTCTGGTACGGGCTCGTGTTCGTCGTCACTTTCCTCGCCGCGGTGGTGCGCGGTGCGCTGTCGGTCTCCTGGCTCGTGCTCGATCCGCGCCGGCAGCCCGGGACGGCGATCATCGCCGTCCCGATGCGCACCGACGACGACCTCATCCAGACTCACACGGGCGTGACCGCCTCCCTCATCCCCGGATCGCTCGTCGTCGAGGCGGACCGCGACCGGCGCATCCTCTACCTGCACGTGATCGGTGTGCGCACGAAGGCCGACGTCGAGGCTCAGCGCGCGGGGGTGCAGCGCTGGGAGGAGCGCATCGTGCGAGCCGTCGGCTCCCGAGCGCAGTTCGAGAGATTGCGCGCCAACCCGACGGAAGGTCGACCCGCATGA
- a CDS encoding Na+/H+ antiporter subunit A, with amino-acid sequence MLAFLAAFALIPLAMPWLAARIGARAFFVSALVPAAAFVHAAALTPTVMAGDIPFEAYRWIRPLGIELSMRMDTLGWVMALIVTGVGALVMLYCRWYFRDKTDNLGQFSAVLLAFAGAMYGLVLTDDLVVLVMFWEVTSVLSYLLIGYYNRRAASRRAALQALLVTTLGGLVMLIGVVLLVVDAGTSSLSTILAEAPTGPVVDAALVLILVGALSKSAIFPFHFWLPGAMAAPTPVSAYLHAAAMVKAGIYLIARFAPVFAVSPVWRPVVISLGIFTMLLGGIQALREADLKRILAFGTVSQLGLLTVVLGYGIRDVALAGLALLVAHALFKSALFLVVGVIDRQLSTRDIGELSGVGRQAPVMATFSFLAVASMAGIIPTIGFVAKEGALASLLYEAGNGAVWGLVAVVGIALGSALTAAYGIRFLWGAFWTKKDAAGDPLPETEWPDPPIGFLAAPVLLSALGVVAGLTATLVDQVLAPYADTAPESSTGVVVPEHPAHLALWHGLEPALWISLATLVVGAGIFWVTVATRWTKRMLPFTAPDVYNLVLRGIARASVITTSLTQRGSLPVYVGTIFVVFIAAEGTALFAGADWRAALDAYQTPVQLAVAPVMITAGLIAVRARKRYTGVVLVSVTGMGMVVLFATSGAPDLALTQILVETVTLVAFALVLRRLPSRLGEHNASVAPIARAVLGAMVGAMMAVVAVVATASRVAEPISDAFPELAYELGHGRNVVNVALVDLRGWDTMGELSVLILAATGVASLVFVTHRADTLSFTASLPKGAARSFRPLVETSDGLQQRGDVRGSGRMAWLVGGQRIRPENRSLMLEVIVRVLFHTIIVVSLYVLFAGHNLPGGGFAGGLVAGMALVMRYVAGGRYELGAAAPTDAGRLLGAGMTIAVGCAIVPLFFGAAPLTSAFFEIEVPVLGHLEFVTSTIFDIGVYLVVIGLVLDVLRSLGAEVDRQAGETRSTEVAA; translated from the coding sequence ATGCTGGCCTTTCTCGCGGCGTTCGCCCTCATCCCCCTCGCGATGCCCTGGCTGGCGGCCCGCATCGGAGCCCGGGCGTTCTTCGTGTCGGCGCTCGTCCCGGCGGCCGCGTTCGTGCACGCCGCGGCGCTGACGCCGACGGTCATGGCCGGTGACATTCCGTTCGAGGCATATCGCTGGATCCGGCCGCTCGGCATCGAGCTGTCGATGCGCATGGACACGCTCGGCTGGGTGATGGCGCTCATCGTGACGGGCGTCGGCGCCCTCGTGATGCTCTACTGCCGCTGGTACTTCCGCGACAAGACCGACAACCTCGGGCAGTTCTCCGCCGTCCTCCTCGCGTTCGCGGGAGCGATGTACGGACTGGTGCTGACCGACGACCTCGTCGTTCTCGTGATGTTCTGGGAGGTCACGAGCGTCCTGTCGTACCTGCTCATCGGCTACTACAACCGGCGGGCCGCGAGCCGACGAGCCGCCCTGCAGGCGCTGCTCGTGACGACGCTCGGCGGCCTGGTCATGCTGATCGGCGTCGTGCTGCTCGTGGTCGACGCGGGCACGTCGAGCCTGTCGACGATCCTCGCCGAGGCGCCGACCGGGCCCGTAGTCGACGCGGCACTCGTGCTGATCCTCGTCGGCGCGCTGAGCAAGTCCGCGATCTTCCCCTTCCACTTCTGGCTGCCCGGCGCGATGGCGGCCCCCACGCCGGTGAGCGCCTACCTGCACGCGGCCGCCATGGTGAAAGCGGGCATCTACCTCATCGCGCGGTTCGCGCCGGTGTTCGCCGTCTCCCCCGTGTGGCGGCCGGTCGTCATCTCGCTCGGCATCTTCACGATGCTGCTCGGCGGAATACAGGCGCTCCGCGAAGCCGACCTCAAGCGCATCCTCGCGTTCGGAACGGTGAGCCAGCTCGGTCTTCTCACGGTCGTGCTCGGCTACGGCATCCGCGATGTCGCCCTCGCCGGCCTCGCCCTGCTCGTCGCGCACGCCTTGTTCAAGTCCGCGCTGTTCCTCGTGGTCGGCGTGATCGACCGCCAGCTCTCGACCCGTGACATCGGCGAGCTCAGCGGGGTGGGGCGCCAGGCGCCCGTCATGGCGACCTTCTCGTTCCTGGCGGTCGCGTCGATGGCGGGCATCATCCCGACGATCGGGTTCGTCGCGAAAGAGGGAGCGCTCGCGTCGCTGCTCTACGAGGCCGGGAACGGTGCGGTGTGGGGCCTCGTCGCCGTCGTCGGCATCGCGCTCGGGTCCGCGCTGACGGCCGCGTACGGCATCCGCTTCCTGTGGGGCGCGTTCTGGACGAAGAAGGATGCCGCGGGCGATCCGCTGCCTGAGACCGAGTGGCCCGATCCACCGATCGGCTTCCTCGCCGCCCCCGTTCTGCTGTCGGCGCTCGGAGTCGTCGCGGGGCTTACGGCCACGCTCGTCGACCAGGTGCTCGCCCCGTACGCCGACACGGCGCCCGAGTCCTCGACGGGGGTCGTGGTACCGGAGCATCCGGCTCACCTCGCCCTCTGGCACGGACTCGAGCCCGCCCTGTGGATCTCGCTCGCGACCCTCGTCGTGGGCGCGGGGATCTTCTGGGTCACGGTTGCGACCCGGTGGACGAAGCGGATGCTGCCCTTCACCGCACCCGACGTGTACAACCTCGTCCTTCGCGGGATCGCGCGCGCGTCCGTCATCACGACGAGCCTCACCCAGCGGGGCTCGCTCCCCGTCTACGTGGGCACGATCTTCGTCGTGTTCATCGCTGCGGAGGGAACCGCCCTCTTCGCCGGAGCCGACTGGCGCGCGGCGCTCGACGCGTATCAGACGCCCGTGCAGCTCGCGGTCGCCCCGGTGATGATCACGGCGGGGCTCATCGCGGTGCGCGCGCGCAAGCGGTACACGGGAGTCGTGCTCGTATCGGTCACGGGCATGGGCATGGTCGTGCTCTTCGCGACGAGCGGCGCGCCCGACCTCGCCCTCACGCAGATCCTCGTCGAGACGGTGACGCTCGTCGCGTTCGCCCTCGTGCTGCGGCGGCTCCCGTCCCGGCTGGGCGAGCACAACGCGTCGGTCGCGCCGATCGCACGAGCGGTGCTCGGCGCGATGGTCGGAGCCATGATGGCGGTGGTCGCGGTCGTGGCGACCGCGTCACGCGTCGCGGAGCCGATCTCGGACGCGTTTCCGGAGCTCGCGTACGAACTGGGCCACGGACGCAACGTCGTCAACGTCGCCCTCGTCGACCTGCGCGGATGGGACACGATGGGCGAGCTCTCGGTGCTCATCCTGGCGGCGACCGGTGTCGCATCGCTCGTGTTCGTCACCCACCGTGCCGACACGCTCTCGTTCACGGCGTCCCTTCCCAAGGGCGCGGCACGCTCGTTCCGCCCCCTCGTCGAGACGTCCGATGGCCTGCAGCAGCGGGGCGACGTGCGCGGCAGCGGCCGGATGGCGTGGCTCGTCGGCGGACAGCGGATCCGGCCCGAGAACCGCTCGCTCATGCTCGAGGTCATCGTTCGGGTCCTCTTCCACACGATCATCGTCGTGTCGCTGTACGTGCTGTTCGCGGGGCACAATCTTCCCGGCGGGGGCTTTGCCGGCGGACTCGTCGCGGGCATGGCCCTCGTCATGCGGTACGTCGCCGGCGGCCGCTACGAGCTCGGGGCCGCCGCGCCCACCGACGCCGGTCGTCTCCTCGGAGCGGGCATGACGATCGCGGTCGGGTGCGCGATCGTGCCCCTGTTCTTCGGCGCGGCACCGCTCACGAGCGCGTTCTTCGAGATCGAGGTGCCCGTCCTCGGGCACTTGGAGTTCGTCACGTCCACGATCTTCGACATCGGCGTCTACCTCGTCGTCATCGGGCTCGTGCTCGACGTGCTACGCAGCCTCGGCGCCGAGGTCGACCGCCAGGCCGGCGAGACACGCTCGACGGAGGTCGCCGCATGA